From the genome of Blastocatellia bacterium:
CCATGACTATGCCATCATGGAGCAGCAATTGCTTAAAAACCTCAGGTAATGTTTTCTCAGATGATCTTCCAAAGGTCCCTCCTCACGAGACGAAGAATCTAGGGGGAGATAGAAACGGCTGTCAAGCCAGAACCACGAACCGGAGCGATGTGGGTTACGTCCACGCTTCTCAACTGAGCATGTGGCACACACGTTCCCGCCTGTGATTCATTCTCAGTCTTCGTGGCGTGCCATAGCATAGGGGCGACTCCTTTGAGGGTGTGGCACAGGCGTTCCCGCCTGTGATTCATTTTCATTCTCCGTAGCGTGCGCGGAGCTCATAGACGACTCCTGCATCGTCACCGAGCACATGGACGACGCGTCTGTCCAATCCGTGCTGTCAGCACATGCCATGAATTTCTTCTCTCGCCCATTTTGGCTGCCCAGGTGTTAGGCAATGATAATTCAAGAAACCTCTTCCCTGACCGAGCGTGGATAGTTTATCATCGCGCTTTAAGAACAACTTGAAGGAGTCCGTATGAAACAGATGCATTATTCTTTTCTAGCCGCGTTACCGATTCTGGCGCTAGCGTGGTGGCATACTCAGCAAACGGCTTCGCCTGCCGCCACACAACCGAGCATCCCGATGGCCAAAGTAGCTATCATTGATAGCAACGAATTCACGGCTGACAAGGGGATTCAACAGGTCCTTCAACAACTCAGGATACTCGACGAAAAGTACAAACCTCAAACGGATGAGCTGCAAAAAATGCAACGAGAGATCGAAGCGTTGCAGGAAGAAATCCGCACAAAATCGGCCAACTGGACGGTTGAAGTACAACGCCGCAAGCAGGAGGACTTGGAAGACAAGCAACTGAAATTCAAACGTCGCAGTGAAGACACGCAACGCGCCTACCAAAAAGAACGGCTTCGTGTGACAGCGCCCATTAGCGAGCGGGTGCGCACTCACTTGCAACAGTACGCCATCAAGCGCGGGATTACAATCCTCATTGACATCGCCCCGCTGGAGCAATCCGGCGCTGTTCCCTACTATGATCAAGCTGTAGACATCACGCAAGACTTCATCAATGATTACAACAGAACCTATCCGGCGGCGGCAGCGGCTCCAAAGTAATTCGGCTTTCAATGCCAATCGGAAGACTCCGCTTCGTCTGCCTATGAATTAACAAGGGCCGATGGCCGACACGGCAATATGTCAGGCTTGATGCAACCTGTTTAATAAAAAGCCATGCTTGCGTAGGTGACGGCTGAGCGAGTTGACTCTTCGCTCCACTGCTCGTACTTGAGCAGTGTTCCGGAGGTTGCTTCTGTGGCTGCCAAGAAAGTGC
Proteins encoded in this window:
- a CDS encoding OmpH family outer membrane protein, producing MKQMHYSFLAALPILALAWWHTQQTASPAATQPSIPMAKVAIIDSNEFTADKGIQQVLQQLRILDEKYKPQTDELQKMQREIEALQEEIRTKSANWTVEVQRRKQEDLEDKQLKFKRRSEDTQRAYQKERLRVTAPISERVRTHLQQYAIKRGITILIDIAPLEQSGAVPYYDQAVDITQDFINDYNRTYPAAAAAPK